In Paenibacillus ihbetae, the following are encoded in one genomic region:
- a CDS encoding sensor histidine kinase yields MFRRDFSLRNTIFLRLIVTFLLIMVPILLFAVYLYHWNVQTASSDITKTAAAQSEFYLTDLENEIERMKMLQYSLLEDDNLNELVLTWETMATIARTENMNSLIKRLYTVQNSSMYIKDVSVHIAAIGRTISAGDGVREFRTERFREIRSVFGSGSQLIEWNGGLFLGAMKQRGIKGAEPLFTVEIELDEQRLQEALAQFNTYPGSGTLLLSDSAKVAVANGTGELANVSLPLFLREIPGLLKDTPSRLTVNGNQYYAVQAHSPELALSIYRFIPEKVVQKPLSKFYKWAWGFAAAALGIFGVFALSTYKFIHKPMLALVKGFRRIEHGDLSIHIAHESKDEFRYLYGRFNQMVDNLRSLIDQVYKQKIMTQRAELKQLQSQINPHFLYNSFFILNTMAKTGDTERIEQFTTLLGEYFEFVTRNASDLVALEQEVHHARMYAEIQELRFSRRIQVRFDPLPDELRPLPVPRLIVQPIIENAFKHSLEKKTKNGLIVVRFEGADGQARVIVEDNGDRLTDEALEQIRKSLYEEQDQAETTGMVNIHRRIRITFGEGAGLRTERSELGGLAVTILLGDGGEPSSV; encoded by the coding sequence ATGTTCCGACGGGACTTTTCGCTGCGCAATACGATATTTCTCCGGTTGATCGTGACGTTTCTGCTCATTATGGTGCCGATTCTGTTATTTGCCGTGTATCTTTACCATTGGAACGTGCAAACGGCCAGCTCCGACATTACCAAGACGGCCGCGGCGCAATCCGAATTCTACCTGACCGATCTGGAAAACGAAATCGAACGCATGAAAATGCTGCAGTACAGCCTGCTGGAGGATGATAACCTGAATGAACTGGTCCTGACCTGGGAGACGATGGCGACGATCGCCCGTACCGAGAACATGAATTCGTTGATCAAGCGGCTGTATACCGTTCAGAACAGCAGCATGTATATCAAGGATGTCAGTGTTCATATTGCGGCGATCGGCCGCACGATTTCAGCCGGCGATGGGGTGCGTGAATTCAGGACTGAACGCTTCAGGGAAATCCGTTCCGTCTTTGGCAGCGGCTCTCAGCTCATTGAATGGAACGGAGGCTTGTTCCTTGGCGCCATGAAACAGCGGGGAATCAAAGGGGCAGAGCCGCTGTTCACGGTCGAGATCGAGCTGGACGAGCAGCGGCTGCAGGAAGCGCTCGCTCAATTCAATACGTACCCCGGCAGCGGAACGCTGCTCCTGTCGGACAGCGCCAAGGTTGCCGTCGCGAACGGGACAGGGGAGCTGGCTAACGTCAGCCTCCCCCTTTTCCTGCGGGAAATCCCGGGGCTCCTGAAGGACACTCCTTCGCGGCTGACGGTAAACGGGAACCAGTACTATGCCGTGCAGGCGCACTCGCCGGAGCTAGCGCTGTCGATCTATCGTTTCATTCCCGAGAAGGTCGTACAGAAGCCGCTGAGCAAGTTCTATAAATGGGCATGGGGATTTGCCGCAGCCGCGCTGGGGATATTTGGCGTTTTTGCGCTGTCTACCTATAAATTCATCCACAAACCTATGCTGGCTTTAGTTAAAGGCTTCAGAAGGATCGAGCACGGGGATCTGAGCATCCATATCGCCCATGAATCCAAGGACGAGTTCAGGTACTTATACGGCAGGTTCAACCAGATGGTGGACAATCTGCGCTCTTTGATCGATCAAGTCTACAAGCAGAAAATCATGACGCAGCGGGCGGAGCTGAAGCAGCTGCAATCGCAAATCAACCCGCACTTTTTATACAACAGCTTTTTTATCCTGAATACGATGGCCAAGACGGGAGATACGGAACGGATCGAACAGTTTACGACGCTGCTCGGGGAGTATTTCGAATTTGTGACGAGGAATGCATCGGATTTGGTTGCATTGGAGCAGGAAGTTCATCATGCGAGAATGTATGCAGAAATTCAAGAGCTACGGTTTTCGAGAAGGATTCAGGTACGCTTTGATCCGCTGCCGGATGAGCTGCGGCCGCTTCCCGTGCCGCGGTTGATCGTTCAACCGATCATTGAAAACGCATTCAAGCACAGCCTAGAAAAAAAGACGAAGAATGGTTTGATTGTGGTGCGATTCGAAGGGGCGGACGGCCAGGCTCGCGTCATCGTGGAGGATAACGGAGACCGGTTGACGGACGAGGCGCTGGAGCAGATCCGGAAGTCCTTGTATGAGGAACAGGACCAGGCCGAAACGACAGGGATGGTGAACATTCATCGCCGGATCCGCATCACATTCGGGGAGGGTGCCGGATTACGGACAGAACGTAGCGAGCTTGGGGGGCTTGCCGTAACCATACTTCTTGGCGATGGAGGTGAACCGTCAAGTGTATAG
- a CDS encoding response regulator transcription factor has product MLIVDDEEIITDGLADIFGKLNLDLDIYKAYSGQEALELLNRTRVDVVLSDICMPGMDGLELMETIRLNWPQCKIVFLTGHNDFNYVYQAIQEPDVQYVLKNEGYPKLIAAVERALKELEEALRANDLIRRSKEQLDTLETLAHGDYFRNLLFHDVLFERELEEDFRRLQIPLDASMPILIGLGSVTSGGSAERSPTYVDRRETALAVKFLAEAFLAERTSSIGFIDRYGDLIWLIQPKRWSGSEWTDAFAQTVMFLEGTFELVQQSCLESLDASVAVTLCGEAFAWEGLPAMYDKMRRYQHDRTGDGTRMVQKVFPSEESAPSAMILNRSLRDKFEALAVHLEAGRREEFMGLFDDLTEPAAYELERGDPNMTELCYTVALVLLSYINRWEIREIGSFGLMKLEDYRSWREAFGYLKGVADVLFSLRKSGEQKRAAGVIEKICSFIEQNLSEDLSLVRLADEFHFNPSYLSRLFKQERGVNLSDYMDELRIRKAKELLKREELKIAEVGGLIGYEMPQSFTRFFKKWTGLTPQEYRTVRLSRDGAQ; this is encoded by the coding sequence ATGTTGATCGTTGACGACGAAGAAATTATCACCGATGGGCTGGCGGATATTTTCGGAAAATTGAACCTTGACCTGGACATCTACAAAGCCTATTCGGGGCAAGAGGCGCTGGAACTGTTGAACCGGACGCGGGTCGATGTCGTACTATCCGACATCTGCATGCCAGGCATGGACGGCCTGGAGCTGATGGAAACGATACGTCTCAATTGGCCGCAGTGCAAAATCGTGTTCCTGACAGGGCATAACGACTTCAATTATGTCTATCAAGCGATTCAAGAGCCGGACGTGCAATACGTGCTCAAAAACGAAGGCTACCCGAAATTGATCGCGGCCGTCGAGCGAGCGCTCAAGGAACTGGAAGAGGCGCTGCGGGCGAATGATCTGATCCGGCGGTCGAAAGAGCAGCTGGATACGCTGGAGACGCTTGCCCACGGGGACTATTTTCGAAATTTGTTATTCCACGACGTGCTCTTCGAACGGGAATTGGAGGAAGACTTCAGGCGTCTGCAAATTCCCTTGGATGCGTCCATGCCGATTCTGATCGGGCTGGGCAGCGTAACGTCTGGCGGGTCCGCGGAGAGATCCCCCACGTATGTCGACCGTCGGGAGACGGCGCTTGCGGTTAAGTTTCTGGCAGAGGCTTTCCTGGCAGAGCGGACAAGCAGCATCGGATTCATCGATCGATACGGGGATCTGATCTGGCTCATCCAGCCCAAGCGGTGGAGCGGATCGGAATGGACGGACGCTTTCGCACAGACGGTCATGTTTCTGGAGGGAACGTTCGAGCTGGTTCAGCAATCCTGCCTGGAATCGCTTGACGCGTCGGTTGCCGTGACACTATGCGGTGAGGCATTCGCCTGGGAAGGACTGCCTGCCATGTACGATAAAATGAGACGGTACCAGCATGATCGGACCGGTGACGGAACGCGGATGGTTCAGAAGGTGTTTCCAAGCGAGGAATCCGCGCCGTCCGCTATGATCCTTAACAGATCCTTGCGCGATAAGTTCGAGGCGCTGGCCGTCCATTTGGAAGCCGGCAGAAGAGAGGAGTTCATGGGGCTGTTCGATGACTTGACCGAACCGGCAGCTTACGAACTCGAGCGGGGAGATCCCAATATGACGGAGCTTTGCTATACGGTTGCGCTTGTGCTTCTGTCTTACATCAATCGGTGGGAAATCCGTGAGATCGGTTCGTTCGGCCTGATGAAGCTGGAAGACTATCGTTCGTGGAGGGAAGCCTTCGGTTATTTGAAAGGCGTTGCTGACGTTTTGTTTTCCCTCCGGAAAAGCGGAGAACAGAAGAGGGCTGCCGGCGTCATTGAAAAAATTTGTTCATTCATTGAACAAAACCTCAGCGAGGATCTGTCCCTTGTCAGGCTGGCGGATGAATTTCATTTCAATCCATCTTACTTATCAAGGCTGTTTAAGCAGGAAAGGGGCGTCAATTTATCGGATTATATGGACGAACTCAGGATCCGCAAAGCGAAGGAGCTTCTGAAGAGGGAAGAACTGAAGATAGCCGAGGTCGGTGGTTTGATCGGATACGAAATGCCGCAATCGTTTACCCGTTTTTTTAAAAAATGGACCGGCCTGACGCCGCAGGAATACCGAACCGTCAGGCTAAGCCGCGATGGAGCGCAATAA
- a CDS encoding helix-turn-helix domain-containing protein encodes MSKLLYINLGCCSDDTLRLQDWGKCGMNMEICDDDSEVTLHRIEKNGYSLAVINMNGSPKKGLELCGRIRRISRLPIIVVEDTMEFAFIRKALQLQVSDYVPSTLPAEELVKSVAAVNANQRRTEDDVIHRVKEYVGKKLHENITLKDISSKFHFNRSYLGQKFKNHENMSFNEYLFIQRMERAKMLLEQTDLKIYEIANEVGYTEIDWFYKRFKSYTGVSANEYRKMVAS; translated from the coding sequence ATGTCTAAGTTACTGTATATCAATCTGGGCTGCTGCTCCGATGATACGCTTCGCCTGCAGGATTGGGGCAAATGCGGGATGAACATGGAAATCTGCGATGATGATTCTGAGGTAACGCTGCATCGGATTGAGAAAAACGGCTATTCACTGGCGGTTATCAACATGAACGGCAGCCCAAAGAAAGGGCTGGAGCTGTGCGGCCGGATCCGGAGGATAAGCCGTTTGCCCATCATTGTTGTCGAGGATACCATGGAATTTGCCTTCATCCGCAAAGCGCTGCAGCTGCAGGTAAGCGATTACGTACCCAGCACGTTGCCGGCTGAAGAACTGGTGAAAAGCGTAGCTGCTGTTAACGCGAACCAACGCCGCACTGAGGATGACGTCATTCACAGGGTCAAGGAATATGTGGGGAAAAAGCTGCACGAAAATATTACGCTCAAAGACATTTCAAGCAAATTCCATTTCAACCGCTCCTATCTTGGCCAAAAGTTCAAAAACCATGAAAATATGAGCTTTAACGAATATTTGTTCATTCAGCGCATGGAAAGAGCGAAAATGCTGCTGGAGCAAACGGATCTGAAGATTTACGAAATTGCGAATGAGGTGGGCTATACCGAAATCGACTGGTTTTATAAGCGATTTAAATCCTATACCGGCGTAAGCGCGAACGAATATCGTAAGATGGTCGCCTCCTAA
- a CDS encoding ABC transporter substrate-binding protein → MRVRKLMVLLLGLVLLLAACSGGSGNPSSGTQETVESETNSGTENETSKEPGETGNNGEEEEEVYRTPEMDFDLGGKTIKVVSWWDMTIPEDTPDNIQRKKNLEDLMKKHNFKVEYVAIDYGEYQEKVTASLLAGEPIGDIVRLGKTYTVPTLVKQDLLWPIDEYTKNPVAFNQKVTNEYYTYEGRGYGFTENQANLVQGIFYNRTLMNQLGLKPLQEYVNEDNWNWETFIQVAKEANKDTNNDGKLDTWGLANSSLMDHALYSNNTGLTKEDKQNLDDPATLDALNFISRIATEKIARPTEGGDWTEPGQFFRQGNTLMYAGALHELSGMQTDMPDYDIGFVPFPKGPNATEYHSAEALFQALTIPKAVENPEQLLYIWEKINDIDSVYDYPDQASYETLFSSEDDLNNAKMVAPNMMILDHHTFPNLKYYDFVGELNEGISVSTVVEKYKSTFQAAIDEVYGK, encoded by the coding sequence ATGCGTGTTCGCAAATTAATGGTTCTGTTATTAGGATTGGTTCTGCTGCTTGCAGCCTGCAGCGGTGGCTCGGGTAACCCAAGCAGCGGCACCCAAGAAACCGTGGAATCGGAGACGAATAGCGGCACTGAAAACGAGACGTCGAAGGAACCTGGCGAGACGGGGAACAACGGCGAGGAGGAAGAGGAAGTTTACAGAACGCCGGAAATGGATTTCGATTTAGGCGGTAAGACGATTAAGGTTGTTTCTTGGTGGGATATGACGATTCCGGAGGATACCCCGGACAATATTCAGCGCAAGAAGAACCTTGAAGACCTGATGAAAAAGCATAATTTTAAAGTGGAGTACGTGGCCATCGACTACGGCGAGTACCAAGAGAAAGTTACCGCTTCCCTGCTCGCTGGTGAGCCGATCGGCGATATCGTTCGCCTTGGAAAAACCTATACGGTGCCTACTTTGGTTAAACAGGATCTGCTCTGGCCGATTGACGAATACACCAAAAATCCCGTTGCCTTTAACCAAAAGGTTACAAACGAATACTACACGTATGAAGGCAGGGGATACGGATTCACCGAAAATCAAGCAAATCTGGTTCAAGGCATCTTTTACAATCGTACACTTATGAACCAGCTTGGATTAAAGCCGCTTCAAGAGTACGTGAACGAAGATAACTGGAATTGGGAAACATTCATACAAGTGGCTAAAGAAGCCAACAAAGATACGAACAACGATGGCAAGCTGGACACTTGGGGGCTAGCAAACTCCTCGCTTATGGATCATGCATTGTATTCCAACAATACGGGTCTGACCAAAGAAGATAAGCAAAATCTCGATGATCCTGCAACACTGGATGCACTTAATTTCATATCCCGAATTGCTACCGAGAAAATAGCAAGACCGACCGAGGGCGGCGATTGGACGGAGCCAGGCCAATTTTTCCGTCAAGGCAATACATTAATGTACGCCGGTGCCCTCCATGAGTTGAGCGGCATGCAGACGGATATGCCGGATTACGACATCGGTTTCGTACCTTTTCCGAAAGGGCCGAACGCAACGGAGTACCACTCTGCCGAAGCACTCTTCCAGGCGCTTACCATTCCGAAAGCGGTCGAAAATCCGGAACAGCTGCTTTATATCTGGGAGAAAATCAACGACATTGATTCCGTATACGACTATCCGGACCAAGCCTCGTACGAAACGCTATTCTCGAGCGAAGACGACTTGAATAACGCCAAAATGGTGGCGCCAAACATGATGATTCTTGACCACCATACATTCCCGAATTTGAAGTACTACGATTTCGTCGGCGAGCTGAATGAAGGAATATCCGTTTCCACCGTTGTTGAGAAATACAAGTCAACGTTCCAAGCGGCTATCGACGAAGTATATGGTAAGTAA
- a CDS encoding extracellular solute-binding protein gives MNTRKKRFGSAILVIVLFFLSLWAFYPSKSTNQGFVQAISDFEAVIETEGQDGYSQYLDAHASASRPDRIVRIEGESFVSTSGEGFEIAEKLHGSEGKSVITPEVGSISWDVNVEEPGLYHVRIRYYPIEGKSSAIERQFSINDKVPFKGADIVLFDRVWGNRDEEIRQDNRGNDLRPRQIEQPSWQLAPLSDRYGYYDEPYSFYFDKGKQKLTLTSLREPMAIDYIELYQDHALKTYEELANEYESGGLEPTRDQYILIQAEDAKRKSSPTLYPTSDRSSPTVEPYDVSKIRINTIGGVNWKLPGQWIEWEFEVEEDGLYQIALKQKQDQLRGVFATRSLMIDGEFPFEEMKRIRFHYDRDWQMNVLGEEEPYLFHFTKGTHRIRMMVSLGEIAPLLQTIESSVLELNEMYRKILMITSNTPDPFRDYQLEKRIPDMVEVFTEQAEIIQSVADYLEEATGERSDKVAVLHSMVHQLNELAENPETVAKRLDTYKVNVGGLGTWMLQIKEQPISLDYLIVHSPDRKLPKPDASFFEVAGHELGAYAASYTEDYDTIGNAGDEEDAITVWITTGRDQAQVLKALIDDTFTPESGIPVHLRLVPGNILLPATLAGEGPDVAMQIGEDVPVNYAMRGAAADLTKFDDFEEVVTRFRDSGLEPYKYNGGVYALPEQQTFPMLFYRKDVLEELGLKPPATWQEIYDMISVLQKHNMQFYLPLEATNASLVPNATFAMLLYQNGGQFYRDNDTKSALDSDISMEAFKKWTQFYTSYKFPLQADFPNRFRTGEMPIGIADYTTYNMLTVMAPEIKGLWDFTIVPGTEREDGTVNHEVASHTTAVMLLQNSKSKAAAWEFLKWWTDKETQIAYGREMEGLMGEAARYPTANIEALEELPWPVKDYRNLDNQWRWVRGIPQVPGGYFTGRHLDNAFRKVVNASENPREALSDYILYINDEIEIKRKEFNLPY, from the coding sequence TTGAACACCAGGAAGAAGCGTTTCGGTAGCGCCATACTTGTCATCGTCCTATTTTTTTTGTCTCTATGGGCCTTCTACCCTTCGAAATCGACAAACCAAGGCTTCGTTCAAGCGATCTCCGACTTTGAAGCGGTCATAGAAACGGAGGGGCAGGACGGGTACAGCCAGTATTTAGACGCTCATGCATCGGCGAGCCGCCCGGACCGCATCGTCCGCATCGAAGGCGAGTCCTTTGTATCAACCTCCGGGGAGGGATTCGAGATCGCGGAGAAATTACACGGCTCCGAAGGGAAATCCGTGATCACGCCAGAGGTTGGCTCCATCTCATGGGACGTGAACGTGGAAGAACCGGGCTTATACCATGTCCGGATCCGATATTATCCGATTGAAGGGAAGAGCTCGGCGATCGAAAGGCAATTCTCTATCAATGACAAGGTGCCCTTCAAGGGAGCGGATATCGTGCTATTCGACAGAGTATGGGGAAACCGGGACGAGGAAATCAGGCAGGATAACCGCGGAAACGATCTGCGGCCAAGGCAGATCGAGCAGCCTTCCTGGCAGCTTGCGCCGCTCTCCGATCGGTACGGCTACTATGATGAGCCGTATTCCTTTTATTTTGACAAGGGCAAGCAGAAGCTTACGCTAACGTCCTTGCGGGAGCCGATGGCGATTGATTATATCGAGCTGTACCAGGATCATGCCTTGAAAACATACGAGGAGCTGGCGAATGAATATGAGTCCGGGGGCTTGGAGCCGACCCGGGATCAGTACATTCTGATTCAGGCGGAGGATGCCAAGCGGAAATCGTCGCCGACCTTGTATCCTACATCCGACAGATCCAGCCCGACCGTTGAGCCGTACGACGTTTCCAAAATCAGAATCAACACCATCGGAGGCGTTAACTGGAAGCTGCCGGGGCAATGGATCGAATGGGAGTTCGAGGTGGAAGAAGACGGTTTGTACCAAATCGCCTTGAAGCAGAAGCAGGACCAGCTCCGGGGCGTATTTGCCACACGAAGCCTTATGATCGACGGGGAGTTTCCCTTTGAGGAAATGAAACGAATCCGCTTTCATTATGACCGCGATTGGCAAATGAATGTGCTGGGCGAAGAAGAACCTTATTTATTCCATTTCACCAAAGGGACGCATCGGATCCGAATGATGGTGTCTCTCGGCGAGATCGCGCCGCTCTTGCAGACGATTGAATCCAGCGTGCTGGAACTGAACGAAATGTACCGCAAAATACTAATGATCACCTCCAATACGCCGGATCCGTTCCGGGATTATCAATTGGAGAAGCGGATTCCGGATATGGTGGAGGTGTTCACCGAGCAGGCCGAAATCATTCAAAGCGTGGCCGATTACCTGGAAGAAGCGACAGGCGAGCGAAGCGACAAGGTGGCCGTTCTGCATTCAATGGTGCACCAGCTGAACGAGCTCGCCGAAAATCCCGAAACCGTCGCCAAGCGCTTGGACACGTATAAGGTGAATGTGGGCGGTCTCGGAACCTGGATGCTGCAGATAAAAGAGCAGCCCATCTCGCTTGATTATCTGATCGTTCATTCGCCGGATCGCAAGCTGCCCAAACCGGACGCGTCGTTTTTCGAGGTCGCGGGCCATGAGTTAGGCGCTTACGCAGCTTCGTATACGGAAGATTATGACACCATCGGGAACGCCGGCGATGAAGAGGATGCCATTACCGTGTGGATAACGACCGGACGCGATCAGGCGCAAGTACTGAAAGCATTGATCGACGACACGTTTACGCCTGAGTCGGGTATTCCGGTGCATCTCCGGCTTGTTCCGGGAAACATCCTTCTGCCAGCCACGCTTGCCGGTGAAGGTCCGGATGTCGCCATGCAAATCGGCGAGGACGTGCCGGTCAACTACGCGATGAGGGGGGCTGCAGCCGATTTAACGAAATTCGATGATTTCGAAGAGGTGGTCACCCGATTCCGCGACAGCGGGCTGGAGCCGTACAAATATAACGGCGGGGTGTACGCCTTGCCTGAACAGCAGACCTTCCCGATGTTGTTCTATCGCAAGGATGTTTTGGAGGAACTCGGCTTGAAGCCGCCCGCGACCTGGCAAGAAATCTATGACATGATTTCCGTGCTTCAGAAGCACAACATGCAATTTTATTTGCCGCTGGAAGCCACCAACGCAAGCCTGGTCCCGAATGCGACGTTCGCCATGCTGCTGTACCAGAACGGCGGGCAGTTTTACCGCGATAACGATACGAAGAGTGCACTCGACTCGGATATCTCCATGGAGGCATTCAAGAAGTGGACGCAGTTCTATACCAGCTACAAGTTCCCGCTGCAAGCGGATTTCCCGAACCGTTTCCGGACCGGGGAAATGCCGATCGGGATTGCGGATTACACGACGTACAACATGCTGACGGTCATGGCCCCCGAGATTAAGGGGCTGTGGGATTTCACGATTGTGCCGGGGACTGAACGCGAGGACGGCACCGTGAACCACGAGGTTGCCAGCCATACGACCGCCGTCATGCTGCTTCAAAATTCGAAGAGCAAAGCGGCCGCTTGGGAATTTCTGAAGTGGTGGACCGACAAGGAGACGCAAATTGCGTATGGCCGAGAGATGGAAGGCTTGATGGGAGAGGCTGCCCGCTATCCGACGGCCAACATCGAAGCGCTGGAGGAGCTGCCATGGCCGGTGAAGGATTATCGGAATTTGGATAACCAATGGCGGTGGGTACGAGGCATTCCGCAGGTGCCCGGAGGATATTTCACGGGCCGGCATTTGGACAATGCTTTCAGGAAAGTGGTAAATGCCAGCGAAAATCCGCGCGAAGCCTTATCCGATTATATTTTGTACATTAACGATGAAATCGAGATCAAGCGGAAGGAGTTCAATTTGCCATATTAA
- a CDS encoding carbohydrate ABC transporter permease, with protein sequence MQGEPVIQTVKSPKANVQKNSRWVSFIKELKRSKHYYLLMSPYMIIFFLFTVIPVVFSFALSFFYFNMLEFPRFVGWQNYSRLFLNDDIFMIALKNTLMFAVITGPVSYIACFVFAWIINELSPKVRAFMTLVFYAPSISGNVYFIWLIIFSGDSYGYLNGFLMKAGFILEPIQWLLNENYILWIVIIVQLWLSLGTSFLAFIAGLQTIDKSLIEAGAMDGIKNRWQELWYITLPSMRPQLMFGAVMQITTAFAVADISIALAGFPSVNYAAHTIVTHLMDFGTIRFELGYASAIATFLFLLMVGTNKLTQKMLRKIGE encoded by the coding sequence ATGCAAGGAGAACCAGTAATTCAAACCGTAAAGAGCCCCAAAGCGAATGTGCAGAAGAACAGCCGTTGGGTCTCTTTCATAAAAGAGTTGAAGCGCAGCAAGCACTATTATTTGCTGATGAGTCCGTATATGATTATTTTCTTTCTGTTTACGGTCATTCCAGTGGTTTTTTCCTTTGCCCTAAGTTTCTTCTATTTCAACATGCTGGAATTTCCGAGGTTCGTCGGTTGGCAAAATTATTCGAGGCTGTTTCTGAATGATGATATCTTTATGATCGCCTTGAAGAATACGCTGATGTTCGCCGTCATTACCGGTCCCGTCAGTTATATCGCCTGTTTTGTATTCGCATGGATCATTAATGAATTGTCGCCCAAAGTGCGGGCGTTCATGACGTTGGTCTTTTATGCGCCTTCGATATCGGGCAACGTTTACTTCATTTGGCTCATCATCTTCTCCGGTGACAGCTATGGGTATTTAAACGGGTTTCTGATGAAGGCCGGCTTTATCCTGGAACCGATTCAATGGCTCCTGAATGAAAACTATATTCTATGGATCGTGATTATCGTGCAGCTTTGGCTGAGCCTGGGCACCAGCTTTTTGGCGTTTATCGCCGGCCTGCAAACGATCGACAAGTCGCTGATCGAAGCGGGGGCGATGGACGGCATCAAGAATCGCTGGCAGGAGCTCTGGTATATTACGCTGCCGTCCATGAGGCCGCAGCTGATGTTCGGGGCCGTGATGCAGATCACAACCGCATTCGCGGTCGCGGATATCTCGATCGCGCTCGCCGGGTTTCCGAGCGTTAACTATGCGGCGCACACCATTGTTACCCATCTGATGGACTTCGGCACGATCCGCTTCGAACTCGGCTACGCATCGGCCATTGCGACGTTCCTGTTCTTGCTGATGGTCGGGACCAACAAATTAACGCAAAAAATGTTGAGAAAGATAGGTGAGTAA
- a CDS encoding carbohydrate ABC transporter permease, with product MIRYFRLPRTLNRSLPVSILLFALLALFGAFMALPLIYAVNNAFKPLDELFIFPPRFFVNNPTMDNFLDLMVLMGNSWVPLSRYFANTLLITIIGTAGHILLASAAAYPLAKYRFPGSRALFSIVVLALMFSPHVTAIPNYMVMSWLGWINTHASIIVPSLAFPLGLFLMKQFMEQIPDALLEAAKIDGASEYRIYWSIVMPNVKPAWLTLMILQFPALWGSDGGSFIYSEHLKTLHFALGQITEGGIARAGVGAAVALLLMIVPITLFIISQSSVMQTMATSGMKD from the coding sequence ATGATTCGATATTTCCGGCTGCCGAGAACGCTGAACCGTTCTTTGCCCGTTAGCATTTTGCTGTTTGCGCTGCTCGCCTTGTTCGGAGCCTTCATGGCATTGCCCTTGATTTACGCGGTGAACAACGCATTCAAGCCGCTGGACGAATTGTTCATATTCCCTCCGCGGTTCTTCGTGAACAATCCGACGATGGATAATTTCCTGGATTTGATGGTGTTAATGGGGAATTCGTGGGTGCCCTTATCGCGTTATTTCGCAAACACGCTGTTGATCACCATCATTGGCACGGCCGGACATATCCTGCTGGCGTCTGCAGCAGCCTATCCGCTGGCCAAATACCGGTTTCCCGGCTCAAGGGCGCTGTTTTCCATTGTGGTGCTCGCCTTGATGTTTTCGCCCCATGTTACGGCGATTCCCAACTATATGGTCATGTCTTGGCTGGGTTGGATCAATACGCATGCCTCCATCATCGTGCCTTCCTTGGCATTTCCGCTCGGGCTGTTTCTGATGAAGCAATTCATGGAGCAGATTCCCGATGCCCTGCTTGAGGCAGCCAAAATCGACGGGGCCAGCGAATATCGGATTTACTGGTCCATTGTGATGCCGAACGTGAAGCCTGCCTGGCTGACGCTGATGATTTTACAATTTCCGGCGCTTTGGGGCAGCGATGGGGGCAGCTTCATTTACAGCGAGCATCTGAAGACGTTACACTTCGCGCTCGGACAGATCACGGAGGGCGGAATCGCAAGAGCCGGCGTCGGCGCGGCCGTTGCACTGCTCCTGATGATCGTTCCCATTACGCTCTTTATCATCTCCCAGAGCAGTGTCATGCAGACGATGGCCACTTCAGGGATGAAGGACTAG